The Vibrio penaeicida sequence GAACAAGTAAAAACACGCATTTAGAAGTGGTTACTGAAGGTATTTTGACACGGATGATTCAGTCTGATCCCGAGCTGACTGGTGTTGCGATGGTCATTTTTGATGAATTCCATGAGCGCAGTATCCACGCGGACACCAGTTTGGCATTTTGCTTGGAGATCCAAGAAGTATTTAGAGAAGACCTAACATTGCTTGTTATGTCTGCGACACTTGATGAAATGGCGTTAAAGGGGTTGTTGCCTTCGGCTTCTTATATTGAATCTGACGGGCGAGGCTACCCTATTGAATACCGATATGCGCCGCTGATGCCCAATGACAGATTGACAGCAGCTGTGGCAAAACAGATTCGCTCTCTTCTTAATAGTGAAGACGGGTCTATCTTGGTTTTTTTACCAGGAGCAGGTGCTATCAATCAAGTTATCGAATTACTAAGCGAACTTGATTCTGACGTAGATGTATTCCCGTTGTTCGGTCAATTAACGTTTGCTGAGCAGCAACAGGCTATTTCTCCTGTAGAGCAGGGAAAAAGAAAGGTTGTGTTAGCGACGAATATTGCGGAAACCAGTTTGACCATTGAGGGAATTCGCATTGTTATCGACAGCGGTTTGGAGCGTTTTGCCAGTTTTCAGTTAAAAACAGGCATCACTCGATTAGAACAACAAAGGATTGCACAGTCCTCTGCTCATCAACGTGCCGGTCGTGCTGGCAGGCTAGAACCTGGTATTTGTGTGCGTATGTACAGCGAGCAGCAATTCCAACAACAACCCAAAGTACCAGAGCCAGAAATCCTTCGGAGCGACTTGTCTTCTGTGTTGCTTGAAATGCTTCAATGGGGGAGTGACGCATTTTCATGCTCGCATTGGCTTAATGTGCCAACCAAAGCTGCCATTGATACCGCAAAAGATCTGCTCAATCAGCTCGATTTACTGAGTGATTCTGGCACTTTGTCTGTGCTAGGAAAACAGGCGCAGGCGCTGGGTACCGACCCAAGGACTGCTGCCATGTTATTAAAAGCCCATTCGAAAGGAGCAGCTTATTTGCAGTGTGCGGTAACGCTAACGGCTTTGATAGAAGAACCAGAGCGGCAAGGTGATAACTTGATGCATGCCTTACAACGTTTTAAAGACGGGCATCACCAAAAACAAAAGAAAGTACAAACCAGAATGTCGAGTTTAGCTGCTAGGTTTAGTTCGGTTTTAAAAGGGAGTACTGATGAATCACTTGCAGGTGAATGTCTTTGCTGGGCTTACCCCGACAGAATTGCTAGGCAAAGAAAACCAGAAAGTGAGAACTACCTATTGGCGAACGGGCATGGCGCGCAAGTCGATTCATTGTCTTCGTTAGTGAAAAGTGAGTACTTGGTTGTCGTGGATCTGATGAAGAGCCACCGTAGTGACAGCCAAGTGTATCTAGCTTGCCCGCTGGATGTTGTACCTAAAAGTAGAGTGAATCAAGCCACTTATGTGTATTGGGATGACAAAAAAGGAGAGCTTTTAGCAGAGGAAAGGCTGCAAATAGGTGCTATTGTGCTAGAAAGCAAACCAACCCAAAACATCAGTGAGCAACAAAAGTCCAACGCATTGTTGGATTACATCCGTGAAAGGGGCACTCATGCTCTCCCTTGGTCGGACAAATCAGAGCGTTTACTTCAACGTATTCGATGCGGCCAGGCATGGATGGAGGAAGAAACATGGCCGGACGTCTCAGATTCGGGCTTGCTTGATAATCTGACAGAGTGGCTGTTGCCATTTATGAACGGTGTTTCTAACATGAAGACCCTAAAAAAGGTCGATATACATCAAGCGCTCACTGCCTACTTGGGTTGGCCATTGAACCAGAAAATCGATGAGTGGTTGCCGGAGCGGTATACATTGCCTACAGGGCAAAGTCGGCAAATTGATTATCAAGAAGGAAAGCCGCCAATGCTTTCAGTCAGAGTACAGGAGGTGTTTGGTGAACAAGCTTCTCCAACAGTGGCGAGTGGGCGGGTTTCGGTGGTGTTAGAACTGCTTTCTCCTGCTCGACGACCGATTCAAATAACGCAAGATTTAGCCGCGTTTTGGCAGGGCTCGTATCACGAAGTAAAAAAAGAAATGAAAGGGCGTTACCCTAAACATCCTTGGCCGGATGATCCGGCTAACCATGTGGCGACAACAAAAACCAAACGACAGTTGAATTCATGACAGATAAAAAGAAAACGTCAGGGCGAACGACAAAAAAAACGACGGCTAAAAAGAGCACTCAAAAGAAACGCCCTCGTCAAAACAAAACAAAAAAGAAAACGTCAAAAGGTTGGTTGCGTACTCTTTGGGGGTTAGCGTGGAAAACAACCGTTACCGTGTTTGCGGTGTTGGTTTTTGTCGGTATCTACCTTGATAGCGTGGTTCGCCAGAAATTTGAAGGCCAGCTGTTTGACCTACCAACAGTCGTTTATGGGCGAGTATTAACGCTTAGCCCCGGAAGCCCGGTGACATTACCGCAACTTCGTAAAGAACTGGATGTACTCAATTATCGAAAAGTCCGAGCTCCTCGACACCCAGGTGAGTATTCATCTTCATCGACAAAAATTGAACTTATTCGTCGTGATTTCGAATTTGAAGACGGTCCGGAAGCTTCCCGCCACGTGATGTTGTATTTCAACGCTCAAGGTTTGGAAAGGATAAAGTCGCTCGAATCCGAGCGAGATATGGGGTACCTGCGTATTGATCCTAAAATGCTTGGGATGTTGGAAAAAAATACGGAAGAAAACCGCCTTTTCTTAAAGCGAGAGCAATTCCCTGAAGTATTGGTCGATGCCTTATTGGTTACAGAAGACAGAGACTTTTACCAACATGAAGGGGTTTCTCCGTTTGCGATTCTTAGAGCATTGGTGGCAAATGTAAAAGCGGGGCGCACTGTTCAGGGGGGAAGCACTCTGACCCAACAGTTAGCCAAAAACTTGTTTTTATCTCGTGAACGAACACTCTGGAGAAAAGTCCGAGAAGCGTATATCGCCCTGATATTGGATTATCGTTATAGCAAAGATGAAATATTAGAAGCCTATTTGAATGAAGTGTACTTAGGTCAAAGCCGGGGTGAAGCCATTCATGGATTTGGTTTGGCGTCGAGGTTGTATTTTGGTCAACCTTTGCAAGAGCTTCGTATCGACCAAATTGCTCTATTGGTGGGGATGGTAAAAGGTCCTTCTTATTACAACCCAGTCCGGAAACCGGAGCGAGCAAAAGAGCGCCGAGATTTGGTATTACGCTTGATGATGCAGCACGACATTCTTACTTCTCATCAGTTTGAAATGGCGGCCAGCCGCGATTTGGATACGCAAGATAAACCGCAAATAGCCAGCCGCCAGCCAGCCTATTTTCAGCAGGTTAGCCGTGAGTTAAAGCAGAAAGTGGGTGAGGCTTTCCAAAGGCAAACTGGGTTGAAAGCCTTTACCTCTCTGGATCCCGTTTCGCAATTTGAGCTGGAAAAAGCGGTGAAATCCAAAATTCCTCAATTGGAATTGAGGTCCGGGAAAGGGTTGGAAGCCGCTGGCATTGCGGTGGATCGACGCAGCGGAGAAATTCGCGCCATGGTAGGTGGCAAACGCACCGGATATGACGGCTTTAATCGGGCATTGAATGCTTCAAGACCTATCGGTTCTTTGGCAAAGCCGGCGGTCTATCTCACAGCATTGCAGAATCCGTCGGAATACACGCTAGCATCCACGTTAGATGATACGCCATTCTCCCTCAAAGGCAGTAAAGGGAGCGTGTGGTCACCTAAGAATTACGATCGAAAATTTCGCGGTGATGTGTCTTTGTATCAAGCCTTTGCGAAATCACTAAATGTGCCCACAGTAAGACTCGGTCTTAAGTTAGGTATTCCTCAAGTGATGGATACATTTGAAAAGCTTGGTGTAGATCGGCAGGAAATTCGTCCCGTACCGTCTATGTTTCTTGGGTCGTTTTCATTGACACCTTATCAAGTCGCACAGATGTACCAAACATTGACAAACTCCGGTAAAAAAGCACCATTGAGCGCGCTTCGAAGTGTAAAAGATCTAGATGGAAATGTTCTGTATCGTTCTATTCCCAAAGTGTCACAACGAGTTTCGCAACAAGCGGCTTGGTTAACAACTTATGCAATGAAGAAAGCGGTTGCCGAGGGAACTGGACGCTATTTACAAGGTCAATTTAGCCGTATGACACTCGCAGGAAAAACGGGAACCAGCAATGATACTCGTGACAGTTGGTTTGTAGGGGTGGATGGTCGCGAAGTGGTGACTCTTTGGCTTGGTCGTGATGATAACAAGCCTACCAAGTTAACGGGTTCAAGTGGGGCATTACGGGTGTACCACCAGTATTTGCAAAACCGAATTCCAGAGCAGCTCATTCTTCCGTGGCCTGCACAAATTACTACTTTAGGGTTTGCGCTTAAACCAGATGGCGGATTAAAAGTCGATTGCGATAAAGCATTTACGCTTCCTGTTTGGGATAAAAAAGGTAATGCACGTGAGGCGTGCAAAAGTGAGCCCGCCAAATGGTTGAGCAGTTTATTTGACTAAAGCCGTTGATGTAGACCCCAACACCATGAAACTGCGGTGGGAAGGGCTGGGGGCATAAGGATATCGATAAAGGAGTGCTTTTGTTTTTCTCTAAGTTTAATGGAATAGCAACTTTCGCTGTGATGGTGGCAACAGTAAGTGTTGCGGCTTTACTTAGCCCTTTTGTTGATGCTCAGGAGCAACTCCTTGAGGCAGAGCGCCAAGAGAAAGAACGACCCGTTATCGCTGTTGTACTCGCTGGTGGTGGAGCAAAAGGTGCGGCCCATATTGGTGTTCTGAAGGCGCTGGAAGAGATGCATATTCCCGTTGATATCATTACAGGTACTAGCATGGGTGCCTTTGTGGGCGGGTTGTACTCTACAGGTATGTCGGCCGATGAAATCGAATCGTTTATCCATACGATAGATTGGAACAATGGCTATCGCGATCGGGTTGAGCGAGAGCATTTGCCCGTTCGTGAGAAAGAATATTTTGACCGATACCAGATCAGAACCGATTTAGGACTACGTTGGATAGAAGTTACTGCGCCGCGCGGAGTGGTACAGGGGCAAAATATGTATAAGATCCTGCGTGAGACCGCAGGGAATATTCCGCCTATGGCATCATTCGATGATTTAGCCGTGAAGTATCGTGCAGTAGCAACAGATATTGTTGAGCTAGAACCCGTCGTATTGGAAAGCGGCTATTTAACCGACGCCATGATGGCTAGTATGTCTGTGCCCGGAGCGCTACCGCCATTTCCTTTGGGGGACAAATTGCTCGTAGATGGAGGGGTAACCAACAATATGCCCGTCGAGCTTGCCCGTTCTATGGGGGCAGACTTGGTTATTGCTGTGGACATCAGTACAAATTATCAGTCCAAACAAGAGCTAAAAACGTTCCTCAATGTGGGTGACCAGCTCTCCAATTACATGGTGCAACGCAGCACTCAGCGACAAGCAACCCATTTACAAGAAAAAGATGTGTTGCTCACACCCAATGTTGGCAATATGTCGACAACCGAATTTTCCCGTATGCCCGATGCATATGAATTGGGCTATCTAGCGGCTATTGAATCTAAAGACGCCTTAGAGTCCTTTGTGGTTACGCCGGCACTTTACCAAAAGTATATCTACCGAAAACAAGAAGCGCGAAAAGCCATCGATTATGGCGATGAGCTATTAATTGACGACATTGTTATCCACAATAACAGCCACTATAACGAAAACGTATTAAAGCAGTTTCTTGGTTTAGAAGCCGGTCGCCGATATGGTTTAGAAAAACTTGAAGAACACGTTCAGCAGCTATATTCACTTAACCGCTTTGAACAGGTTCTTTACCGCTACCAACAAGAAGGTGGAAAAACCACGCTGCATATCGAAGTCAATGAGAAAGATTGGGGACCCAATTACGTTAACTTTCGTTTCTTCCTTGAAGATGATTTTCAAACAGCAAGTCAGTACTCCATTGGTGTCAGCACCAACTTCACCGCTCTGAATGATAAAGGTGCCGAAATTCGAACCAACCTCGAAATGGGCTCTGAAAAACTGATTGAAGCGGAATTATATAGCCCAATATTCAATGAGCAGAACGTGTTTACCAGCGCAAAAATGACGTATAGGAATGAAAATAAGAAAGCGCCATTTGGGTCTGACGGATTGGAAGACATTTCTCTTGGCGGAGTAAAAGATTACATTCCAATTAACTATGTTCAATTTTCATCAGAGCTTGCGTTAGGGGTAAACCCCGCATTTGATCAGGAATTTAAGGCAGGTATTCGGTATACTGTTGGCGAAATTTCGATATCGACTTTGCCAACGTTAGGGCAAGGGCTGTTCAATCGTAAAGGCATATTTGCGCGGTATCGGTACGACACGTTTGATGATATGAATTTTCCATCTCGAGGTAGCTTAGCGCATTTTGAGCTGCTGGCATCGGAAGACAATATTCAGGAAGATCAGAATAACGAGTACACCAGTGATCGTGTTAATGAAGTTGCTATAAAGCTAGGGCATGCAGGAAGCTATGAACGTCATACTTTGGTAGGGATGGCTGAGTACGAAGTCACACGAAGCCGCAATGCTTCTGTTCCTATCATGCCCAAGTCACTGGGTGGCTTTCTAAATTTATCAGGTATCCCAGGTAAAAGTCTTATCGGTCAAAACAAAATATTCGGCAGCTTAGTCTATCGATACCGTTGGTTTGACAATAACTTTGGCTTGTTTCAGTCACCAGTTTATATAGGTGCATCTGCGGAATATGGTGGAGTATGGTCTGATCCGAACATTAAAATCAGCGAAGCTCCAATGTACGTCGCAGGCTCGCTGTTTGCGGGTGTAAAATCGCCAATAGGGCCTATAATTCTAGCGTATGGACAAACAGAGCAAAATTTCAATTCAGTATATCTGATCGTGGGAACTGCATTTTAATTCAAAATAATTCAACCATATTCATAGAACTTTAGTCTCAAGTTGCTATGTTGGTCAAAATGATAAGATTTTAATTTTAAGTTAAATTTGCTATTCTCCACCCCACAGTTTGGCCCTATGCCGCTGTTGATTATTAAGAATCAGAATAAGACTATTCATAATAAAAGCGGCAAGGCAGCCAAGTTTTTCCAAGGATGTTTGTACTTCTTGATCACAAGGGAGGTCAAACCGCAATGAGAGGAATGAGTCGTGCTTGAAGCCTACCGTAAACACGTCGAAGAGCGTGCCGCAGAAGGAGTTGTACCTAGACCCCTTGATGCTGAACAAGTCGCGGGACTTGTAGAATTATTAAAAAATCCGCCAGCAGGCGAAGAAGCTTTCCTTATTGATCTTCTAGAAAATCGTATTCCACCGGGTGTAGATGAAGCCGCATACGTTAAAGCGGGCTTCCTTACTGCAATTACTAAAAGTGAAGTAACGTCCCCGTTAGTCAGCCGTGAAAAAGCGGCTGAACTTCTGGGTACCATGCAAGGTGGATACAACATTGAATCACTGGTTTCTTTACTAGAAGATGCCGATTTAGCCCCAATCGCTGTAAAAGCACTGTCCCATACATTGTTAATGTTTGATGCATTCTATGACGTTGAAGAGAAAGCCAAAGCAGGCAATGCCTCTGCTCAGCAAGTCCTTCAATCATGGGCGGATGCAGATTGGTTTACATCAAAAGAAAAAGTCGCAGAAAAAATTACCGTTAAGATATTTAAAGTCACGGGTGAAACGAACACTGATGACTTATCTCCAGCACCAGATGCATGGTCTCGTCCAGACATTCCAGTACACGCTAAAGCGATGCTGAAGATGGAACGAGATGGTATCAAGCCTGACGATCAGGGTAACGTTGGTCCTCTTAAGCAAATCGAAGAGCTGCAAAAAGATGGCATTCAGTTAGCTTATGTTGGTGATGTTGTTGGTACAGGTTCATCTCGTAAATCGGCGACGAACTCCGTTCTTTGGTTCATGGGCGAAGATATTCCTTACGTTCCAAACAAGCGCACTGGTGGTGTTTGTTTAGGTGGCAAAATTGCTCCAATCTTCTACAACACAATGGAAGATTCAGGCGCATTGCCAATTGAACTCGACGTACAAGAAATGAACATGGGTGATATCATCGATATCTTCCCATACGAAGGTGTTGTACACAAAAATGGCGCAGAAATCTCAAGCTTTGAATTGAGTAAAGTTTTACTGGATGAAGTACGTGCTGGTGGTCGTATTCCATTGATCATTGGTCGTGGATTAACAAGCCGTGCTCGCGCATCTCTTGGTCTTGCTGACACCGATTTATTCGCTAAGCCAATTGATCCATCAGCTTCAGATAAAGGCTACACGTTAGCTCAGAAGATGGTGGGTAAGGCATGTGGCGTAGAAGGTGTACGTGCAGGTCAATACTGTGAGCCTAAGATGACAACGGTTGGTTCTCAAGATACGACCGGTCCAATGACTCGTGATGAATTGAAAGACTTGGCGTGTCTTGGCTTCTCGGCTGACTTGGTTATGCAGTCATTCTGTCACACTTCGGCATACCCGAAACCTGTTGATGTGAATACGCACCACACATTGCCAGACTTCATCATGAACCGCGCAGGTGTATCACTACGTCCAGGTGATGGTGTTATCCACTCATGGTTAAACCGTATGCTTCTACCTGATACTGTTGGTACAGGTGGTGATTCACATACACGTTTCCCTCTTGGTATTTCATTCCCTGCGGGTTCTGGTTTGGTTGCATTTGCAGCCGCTACAGGGGTAATGCCTCTGGATATGCCTGAGTCTATCTTGGTGCGCTTTAAAGGCGACATGCAACCAGGTATTACGCTTCGTGACCTAGTACATGCGATTCCTTACTACGCAATTCAACAAGGTCTTTTGACAGTTGAAAAAGCGGGTAAGATCAACGAATTCTCAGGTCGTGTGCTTGAAATTGAAGGTGTTGAACATCTAACCGTAGAGCAAGTGTTTGAGTTATCAGATGCCTCAGCAGAGCGCTCTGCGGCTGGTTGTGCCGTTAAACTTTCTCAAGAATCCATCGAAGAGTACTTAAACTCTAACATCACCATGCTTAAATGGATGATTTCTGAAGGATACGGCGATGTACGTACGATCGAACGTCGTGTTACTGCAATGGAAGAGTGGCTAGCGAACCCTGAGTTGATGGAAGCCGATGATGACGCAGAATACGCACATGTTATCGAAATCGACTTAGCGGATATCAGTGAACCAATCCTTTGTGCACCAAATGATCCAGATGACGCACGTTTGTTGTCTGAAGTTCAGGGTACCAATATTGATGAAGTCTTCATTGGTTCGTGCATGACGAACATCGGACATTTCCGTGCTGCGGGTAAATTGCTTGATAAACACAATGGTCAGTTGGATACACGTTTGTGGATTGCACCACCAACGAAAATGGACCGTGATCAGCTAACGGAAGAAGGATACTACGGTATTTATGGTCGCGCTGGGGTTCGTATTGAAACACCAGGCTGTTCTTTGTGTATGGGTAACCAAGCACGTGTAGCAGATAAAGCGACTGTTATGTCTACATCTACTCGTAACTTCCCGAACCGTTTAGGTACAGGTGCTGATGTATACCTAGCGTCTGCAGAGCTTGCTGCGGTAGGTGCGATACTTGGACATATTCCTACAAAAGAGGAATACCTAGAGTATGCTAAGCAAATCGATGCGACTGCTGCGGATACTTACCGTTACTTAAACTTCCACAAGATGGGACAGTACACGGAAAAAGCAGACACAGTTATCTTCCAAGAGCCAGCATAAGCTTACTGAAGTAAAACCTTAAATTAAGAACGCCCCGTCAGGGGCGTTTTTTGTTTCCTCTAACTTATCTCACTATCGATTCACCTATCTTCAGCATTTTTTCTAAAATTACTACTAGGCGATCTTCGATTCGTCGTCGGCATAGTGATACACTCCGCTCCCTCAAGATTTTTCGAGTAAAACGCCATGGAATATCAATTCACAAAGAACAGTCTGACTGGAGACTACTTAGTTAAATGCAGTATGGGACATGAGATCGTAGGACGTTGGCTTCAAGAAGAAGTGAATGCTCAAATCAGTGTGATTGACGGTATTTTGCAAAGGCTTGAGTGGATGGTTGATGGTCAGCATCACGAAGACAAAATCGACGGGCGAGAGATCAGCGTGTTGATCACCCGTGAAGAAGTGACTATTCAAGAAAATGGTTTCACCTACCAGCCTGAATGCGATGAGCCAGATATGCATATTTACGAAAGTGAGAGCAGTGCGAGTTGTGGCTTCGAGGATTTTGTTGATTTGGTCAAGGCGTGGAAGGACTTCGTAAAGTCCTACTAACGCTCCAAATTTCAGCTTTTCATTACTCTGTCCCCAAAATGGGGAAATGATTGAGCTCTGCTTCAAATTCGGGAAGAGGATGCACTAATGTTGTGCATCCTCTTTTTTTGTTTACTCATTGAAATTACTTTAATTCTTTATAATCAGCTTGTTAGGTTTTTGGCACACTCCTTGATTGTTATCTAGGTGTTAACGGATTACACCAAATCAGAGAGGACATGATGAAAATAATCAATGCCATTATTAAACCATTCAAACTTGACGACGTAAGGGAAGCTTTGTCGGACGTAGGTATCGAGGGGATGACGGTCAGCGAAGTGAAAGGCTTCGGTCGTCAGAAAGGACATACCGAGTTGTACCGAGGAGCTGAATACCAAGTGGATTTTCTGCCAAAAGTAAAATTAGAAATCGCCACCCAATCAGACAATGTTGATCGTGTTGTAGAAGCGATTACGAATGCAGCACATACGGGAAAAATTGGCGACGGCAAGATTTTTGTTTATGACCTTCACCAAGCGATTCGAATTCGCACA is a genomic window containing:
- the hrpB gene encoding ATP-dependent helicase HrpB, translated to MSQSSKLPLPIEAVLPELLVALRTQHQVVLKAEPGAGKSTHLPLQLLKQNVVEGKIIMLEPRRLAARNIATYLAKQLGEKVGETVGYRVRGEKRTSKNTHLEVVTEGILTRMIQSDPELTGVAMVIFDEFHERSIHADTSLAFCLEIQEVFREDLTLLVMSATLDEMALKGLLPSASYIESDGRGYPIEYRYAPLMPNDRLTAAVAKQIRSLLNSEDGSILVFLPGAGAINQVIELLSELDSDVDVFPLFGQLTFAEQQQAISPVEQGKRKVVLATNIAETSLTIEGIRIVIDSGLERFASFQLKTGITRLEQQRIAQSSAHQRAGRAGRLEPGICVRMYSEQQFQQQPKVPEPEILRSDLSSVLLEMLQWGSDAFSCSHWLNVPTKAAIDTAKDLLNQLDLLSDSGTLSVLGKQAQALGTDPRTAAMLLKAHSKGAAYLQCAVTLTALIEEPERQGDNLMHALQRFKDGHHQKQKKVQTRMSSLAARFSSVLKGSTDESLAGECLCWAYPDRIARQRKPESENYLLANGHGAQVDSLSSLVKSEYLVVVDLMKSHRSDSQVYLACPLDVVPKSRVNQATYVYWDDKKGELLAEERLQIGAIVLESKPTQNISEQQKSNALLDYIRERGTHALPWSDKSERLLQRIRCGQAWMEEETWPDVSDSGLLDNLTEWLLPFMNGVSNMKTLKKVDIHQALTAYLGWPLNQKIDEWLPERYTLPTGQSRQIDYQEGKPPMLSVRVQEVFGEQASPTVASGRVSVVLELLSPARRPIQITQDLAAFWQGSYHEVKKEMKGRYPKHPWPDDPANHVATTKTKRQLNS
- the mrcB gene encoding penicillin-binding protein 1B, translated to MTDKKKTSGRTTKKTTAKKSTQKKRPRQNKTKKKTSKGWLRTLWGLAWKTTVTVFAVLVFVGIYLDSVVRQKFEGQLFDLPTVVYGRVLTLSPGSPVTLPQLRKELDVLNYRKVRAPRHPGEYSSSSTKIELIRRDFEFEDGPEASRHVMLYFNAQGLERIKSLESERDMGYLRIDPKMLGMLEKNTEENRLFLKREQFPEVLVDALLVTEDRDFYQHEGVSPFAILRALVANVKAGRTVQGGSTLTQQLAKNLFLSRERTLWRKVREAYIALILDYRYSKDEILEAYLNEVYLGQSRGEAIHGFGLASRLYFGQPLQELRIDQIALLVGMVKGPSYYNPVRKPERAKERRDLVLRLMMQHDILTSHQFEMAASRDLDTQDKPQIASRQPAYFQQVSRELKQKVGEAFQRQTGLKAFTSLDPVSQFELEKAVKSKIPQLELRSGKGLEAAGIAVDRRSGEIRAMVGGKRTGYDGFNRALNASRPIGSLAKPAVYLTALQNPSEYTLASTLDDTPFSLKGSKGSVWSPKNYDRKFRGDVSLYQAFAKSLNVPTVRLGLKLGIPQVMDTFEKLGVDRQEIRPVPSMFLGSFSLTPYQVAQMYQTLTNSGKKAPLSALRSVKDLDGNVLYRSIPKVSQRVSQQAAWLTTYAMKKAVAEGTGRYLQGQFSRMTLAGKTGTSNDTRDSWFVGVDGREVVTLWLGRDDNKPTKLTGSSGALRVYHQYLQNRIPEQLILPWPAQITTLGFALKPDGGLKVDCDKAFTLPVWDKKGNAREACKSEPAKWLSSLFD
- a CDS encoding patatin-like phospholipase family protein yields the protein MVATVSVAALLSPFVDAQEQLLEAERQEKERPVIAVVLAGGGAKGAAHIGVLKALEEMHIPVDIITGTSMGAFVGGLYSTGMSADEIESFIHTIDWNNGYRDRVEREHLPVREKEYFDRYQIRTDLGLRWIEVTAPRGVVQGQNMYKILRETAGNIPPMASFDDLAVKYRAVATDIVELEPVVLESGYLTDAMMASMSVPGALPPFPLGDKLLVDGGVTNNMPVELARSMGADLVIAVDISTNYQSKQELKTFLNVGDQLSNYMVQRSTQRQATHLQEKDVLLTPNVGNMSTTEFSRMPDAYELGYLAAIESKDALESFVVTPALYQKYIYRKQEARKAIDYGDELLIDDIVIHNNSHYNENVLKQFLGLEAGRRYGLEKLEEHVQQLYSLNRFEQVLYRYQQEGGKTTLHIEVNEKDWGPNYVNFRFFLEDDFQTASQYSIGVSTNFTALNDKGAEIRTNLEMGSEKLIEAELYSPIFNEQNVFTSAKMTYRNENKKAPFGSDGLEDISLGGVKDYIPINYVQFSSELALGVNPAFDQEFKAGIRYTVGEISISTLPTLGQGLFNRKGIFARYRYDTFDDMNFPSRGSLAHFELLASEDNIQEDQNNEYTSDRVNEVAIKLGHAGSYERHTLVGMAEYEVTRSRNASVPIMPKSLGGFLNLSGIPGKSLIGQNKIFGSLVYRYRWFDNNFGLFQSPVYIGASAEYGGVWSDPNIKISEAPMYVAGSLFAGVKSPIGPIILAYGQTEQNFNSVYLIVGTAF
- the acnB gene encoding bifunctional aconitate hydratase 2/2-methylisocitrate dehydratase, which encodes MLEAYRKHVEERAAEGVVPRPLDAEQVAGLVELLKNPPAGEEAFLIDLLENRIPPGVDEAAYVKAGFLTAITKSEVTSPLVSREKAAELLGTMQGGYNIESLVSLLEDADLAPIAVKALSHTLLMFDAFYDVEEKAKAGNASAQQVLQSWADADWFTSKEKVAEKITVKIFKVTGETNTDDLSPAPDAWSRPDIPVHAKAMLKMERDGIKPDDQGNVGPLKQIEELQKDGIQLAYVGDVVGTGSSRKSATNSVLWFMGEDIPYVPNKRTGGVCLGGKIAPIFYNTMEDSGALPIELDVQEMNMGDIIDIFPYEGVVHKNGAEISSFELSKVLLDEVRAGGRIPLIIGRGLTSRARASLGLADTDLFAKPIDPSASDKGYTLAQKMVGKACGVEGVRAGQYCEPKMTTVGSQDTTGPMTRDELKDLACLGFSADLVMQSFCHTSAYPKPVDVNTHHTLPDFIMNRAGVSLRPGDGVIHSWLNRMLLPDTVGTGGDSHTRFPLGISFPAGSGLVAFAAATGVMPLDMPESILVRFKGDMQPGITLRDLVHAIPYYAIQQGLLTVEKAGKINEFSGRVLEIEGVEHLTVEQVFELSDASAERSAAGCAVKLSQESIEEYLNSNITMLKWMISEGYGDVRTIERRVTAMEEWLANPELMEADDDAEYAHVIEIDLADISEPILCAPNDPDDARLLSEVQGTNIDEVFIGSCMTNIGHFRAAGKLLDKHNGQLDTRLWIAPPTKMDRDQLTEEGYYGIYGRAGVRIETPGCSLCMGNQARVADKATVMSTSTRNFPNRLGTGADVYLASAELAAVGAILGHIPTKEEYLEYAKQIDATAADTYRYLNFHKMGQYTEKADTVIFQEPA
- a CDS encoding YacL family protein; translation: MEYQFTKNSLTGDYLVKCSMGHEIVGRWLQEEVNAQISVIDGILQRLEWMVDGQHHEDKIDGREISVLITREEVTIQENGFTYQPECDEPDMHIYESESSASCGFEDFVDLVKAWKDFVKSY
- the glnK gene encoding P-II family nitrogen regulator, yielding MKIINAIIKPFKLDDVREALSDVGIEGMTVSEVKGFGRQKGHTELYRGAEYQVDFLPKVKLEIATQSDNVDRVVEAITNAAHTGKIGDGKIFVYDLHQAIRIRTGEMDSEAL